One Prosthecobacter vanneervenii genomic window carries:
- a CDS encoding DUF5069 domain-containing protein yields the protein MMNDQTWDTTFRELFERCAKLHRGGDTRAAGWYAAADKAFLDSIGYTEQEFFDFVDDHCRYGAEGPSLETSLLVAAVRRDYFRVVQNSQRTGKTVPPGDLPPKPAAVDGIPWLPRLIVKARAKLRGEMDPDTMYGCGGDRMFFTQHKLHPADFLRVAWAAGDDDRKIIEYVKTGKM from the coding sequence ATGATGAACGACCAAACTTGGGACACGACCTTCCGCGAACTCTTCGAGCGCTGCGCCAAACTTCACCGTGGGGGCGACACCCGCGCGGCTGGCTGGTACGCAGCGGCTGACAAGGCCTTTCTGGACAGCATCGGCTACACAGAGCAGGAGTTTTTTGATTTTGTGGACGACCACTGCCGCTACGGTGCCGAGGGCCCCTCGCTGGAGACCAGCCTGCTGGTGGCGGCCGTGCGCCGGGATTATTTCCGCGTGGTGCAGAACAGCCAGCGCACTGGCAAGACCGTGCCCCCCGGAGATCTGCCGCCCAAGCCCGCTGCGGTGGACGGCATCCCCTGGCTGCCGCGCCTGATCGTAAAGGCACGCGCCAAGCTGCGCGGAGAGATGGACCCGGACACCATGTACGGCTGCGGCGGAGACCGCATGTTCTTCACCCAGCACAAGCTGCACCCCGCCGACTTCCTCCGTGTGGCCTGGGCCGCCGGAGACGATGACCGCAAGATCATCGAGTATGTGAAGACGGGGAAGATGTGA
- a CDS encoding RNA polymerase sigma factor encodes MTLASMAVTLPAYLMPEPERNAPHQPPQAAADGAEESADQESVRLMLRVKEGDVQAFERLVELHQNAVVGTCARMLNNIDDAHDIAQQVFLRVWRSAPRYEATAKFTTWLFTITRNLVFNETRRRSRRKEVSMEQENEDDPPKHFVDHSTPGADHLTQQAELEQALDKAIAALPEKQRIAVIMRRHQDLPYEDICSVLKMSLPAVKSLLFRARTELRKHLAAYLGEDVE; translated from the coding sequence ATGACCCTCGCTAGCATGGCGGTCACACTGCCAGCCTACCTCATGCCCGAACCGGAACGGAACGCTCCTCACCAACCGCCGCAGGCTGCTGCCGACGGTGCCGAGGAGTCTGCCGACCAGGAGAGCGTACGCCTCATGCTCCGCGTTAAGGAGGGAGACGTGCAGGCCTTTGAGCGCCTCGTGGAGCTGCACCAGAACGCCGTCGTGGGCACCTGCGCCCGCATGCTCAACAACATCGACGACGCGCACGACATCGCCCAGCAGGTCTTTCTCCGCGTCTGGCGCAGCGCGCCGCGCTATGAGGCCACCGCCAAGTTCACCACCTGGCTCTTCACCATCACCCGCAATCTCGTCTTCAACGAAACCCGCCGCCGCTCCCGCCGCAAGGAGGTCAGCATGGAGCAGGAAAATGAGGACGATCCGCCCAAGCACTTTGTGGACCACAGCACGCCGGGGGCAGACCACCTCACCCAGCAGGCGGAGCTGGAGCAGGCGCTGGACAAAGCCATCGCCGCACTGCCGGAAAAGCAGCGCATCGCCGTCATCATGCGCCGCCACCAGGATCTGCCGTATGAGGACATCTGCAGCGTGCTCAAGATGTCTCTGCCTGCCGTGAAGAGCCTGCTCTTCCGAGCGCGCACGGAGCTGAGAAAGCACCTCGCGGCGTATTTGGGGGAAGACGTGGAGTAG
- the msrB gene encoding peptide-methionine (R)-S-oxide reductase MsrB — MKLRIALIPLLAAAFCISLAEDKSAADSQSMSKPEVVKSEDEWKKLLTPEQFQVTRMRGTERPNGAIYHEFEAQGEGTYYCVCCGAELFTSKEKFHSGCGWPSFYDSSKAKGVLEKPDNSHGMRRIETVCKRCDAHLGHVFEGEGFKTPTDRRFCINGIALKFVPKGGEAPKLLDLGSAAVQQKKDEVAKEGGVEKK, encoded by the coding sequence ATGAAACTTCGTATCGCTCTCATCCCCCTCCTCGCCGCCGCCTTCTGCATCTCCCTGGCCGAGGACAAATCCGCCGCCGATTCCCAATCCATGTCCAAGCCCGAAGTCGTGAAATCAGAAGATGAATGGAAAAAGCTCCTCACCCCGGAGCAGTTTCAGGTGACCCGCATGCGCGGCACCGAGCGCCCCAATGGCGCCATCTACCACGAGTTTGAGGCGCAGGGAGAAGGCACCTACTACTGCGTGTGCTGCGGTGCGGAGCTCTTCACCTCCAAGGAGAAATTCCACTCCGGCTGCGGCTGGCCTTCATTCTACGACAGCTCCAAGGCCAAAGGCGTGCTGGAAAAGCCCGACAACAGCCATGGCATGCGCCGCATCGAAACCGTCTGCAAGCGCTGCGACGCCCACCTCGGCCACGTCTTTGAAGGCGAAGGCTTCAAGACCCCCACCGACCGCCGCTTCTGCATCAACGGCATCGCCCTGAAATTCGTCCCCAAAGGCGGCGAAGCCCCCAAGCTCCTCGACCTCGGCTCCGCCGCTGTGCAGCAGAAGAAGGACGAAGTGGCCAAGGAAGGCGGCGTGGAGAAGAAGTAA